A genomic window from Vitis riparia cultivar Riparia Gloire de Montpellier isolate 1030 chromosome 18, EGFV_Vit.rip_1.0, whole genome shotgun sequence includes:
- the LOC117907282 gene encoding putative pentatricopeptide repeat-containing protein At1g12700, mitochondrial — protein sequence MKLPSFCHILSRRQLSIYSTPFPAAAPPPSSDHFLYLKDLFSIFTALSNNPRNYKALSTLNSLLSQAHHLDAATSVLVIHALSQLNKLQRAKSLIFNLKSHANLSHYFLYSVVIDSVVKHGTIDEVEAFWADIFRPPTIDVSDYVIYVCKFGDANDIRRVSHRILMGCSGLRQQSYAGLIGALCRENEGVLAKEVLRQMKSRGFRCDDITSFVLFRCFCRNGHLDEADLILRKLVKRRYHIDVCVYGSFIHGLCKSGKFREAGKLFRKLIKKDCFKVDGAELLKEGRRAIFQLNCEGVVPEVMAYEIYFRSLCSAGKLDEAEVLLKKMMKRRTVPEICVHGSFVKALCRAGREVDAMKFFYVERKKGLIQVDELAGFVIKELCGIGKVDDAGRIFHETLANGGFVNPTAASNCILASYWEVGRVAEAERLFGNMQTGEFGWPDLLTYTTMVSGYCNQGNVSKAVSLFGEIAHSNIPVNGKLYEIIVRGLCDGGRLKEAHMYLNEMIKNGHMISFTRWKALFYSTFVGNKHGFSLGF from the coding sequence ATGAAACTACCCTCATTCTGTCACATCCTTTCCCGTCGTCAACTGTCAATCTACTCCACCCCCTTCCCCGCTGCGGCGCCGCCACCGTCATCGGACCATTTTCTTTATCTGAAAGACCTATTCTCTATATTCACAGCCCTCTCAAACAATCCCAGAAACTACAAAGCCCTGAGCACTTTAAATTCGTTGCTCAGCCAAGCCCATCACTTGGATGCCGCAACTTCAGTTCTCGTAATCCACGCTCTCTCTCAGTTGAACAAGCTCCAGAGAGCTAAATCTCttattttcaatctcaaatccCATGCTAATCTATCCCACTACTTCCTCTACAGCGTTGTCATCGATTCTGTAGTTAAACACGGTACGATAGACGAGGTCGAGGCCTTCTGGGCCGACATTTTCAGGCCTCCTACAATCGATGTTTCCGATTATGTGATCTATGTTTGTAAATTCGGCGACGCGAATGATATTAGGAGGGTTTCCCATAGAATTTTGATGGGTTGTAGCGGGTTAAGGCAACAGAGCTATGCGGGCCTGATTGGGGCTTTGTGCAGGGAAAATGAGGGGGTATTAGCCAAAGAGGTTCTTCGACAGATGAAGTCTAGGGGGTTTAGATGCGACGATATTACTTCCTTTGTGTTGTTTCGGTGTTTTTGTAGGAACGGGCATTTGGATGAAGCTGATTTGATTCTGAGGAAACTGGTGAAGAGAAGGTACCACATTGATGTTTGTGTTTACGGGAGTTTCATTCACGGGCTTTGTAAATCGGGCAAGTTCAGAGAAGCGGGTAAATTGTTTCGAAAATTGATAAAGAAAGATTGTTTCAAGGTCGATGGGGCTGAGTTGTTGAAGGAGGGGAGGAGGGCAATTTTTCAATTGAATTGTGAGGGTGTGGTTCCTGAGGTGATGGCTTATGAGATTTATTTCCGGTCATTGTGCAGTGCTGGAAAGCTTGATGAGGCGGAAGTGTtgttgaagaagatgatgaagaggaGAACTGTGCCAGAGATATGTGTCCATGGTTCTTTCGTCAAGGCGCTGTGCCGGGCTGGCAGGGAGGTGGATGCTATGAAGTTCTTTTATGTGGAGAGAAAGAAAGGGCTTATTCAGGTGGATGAACTTGCAGGATTTGTGATCAAAGAGCTTTGTGGAATAGGGAAAGTGGATGATGCTGGGAGGATTTTTCATGAAACTCTTGCAAATGGTGGGTTTGTTAATCCCACGGCTGCTTCTAACTGTATACTTGCTAGTTATTGGGAAGTAGGAAGAGTGGCTGAAGCAGAGAGATTGTTTGGCAATATGCAGACTGGTGAGTTTGGATGGCCTGATTTATTGACTTATACTACCATGGTGAGTGGGTATTGTAACCAAGGAAATGTTTCGAAGGCGGTCAGCTTGTTTGGAGAAATAGCACATAGTAATATCCCAGTTAATGGAAAATTGTATGAGATAATTGTTAGAGGATTGTGTGATGGTGGGCGGCTCAAGGAAGCACATATGTACCTGAATGAAATGATCAAGAATGGGCATATGATTTCTTTCACCAGATGGAAAGCTCTTTTTTATTCCACATTTGTTGGTAATAAACATGGTTTCTCACTTGGATTCTGA